One window of Desulfobacca acetoxidans DSM 11109 genomic DNA carries:
- the scpB gene encoding methylmalonyl-CoA decarboxylase, translating into MSLVIQEVRNAIGIITFDNYDRRNALSKAFIADIMTAMNSLLYEEVRVIIFRAHPGAKVWSAGHDIMELERPGRDPLGYYDPLEKIIRAIQNCPTPVIALIEGGVWGGACELACICDILIGGPNASFTITPSRFGIPYNPSGILHLINRCGLGAAKEMFFTAQSVNAERALRLGILNHLVAATELEDFTYDLAGAIARNSPLSVSVIKEQLRIFSNALALNPETFERIQGLRRLVWDSEDYIEGKKAFLEKRAPIFKGE; encoded by the coding sequence ATGTCTCTGGTCATTCAGGAAGTGCGCAACGCTATCGGCATTATTACTTTTGATAACTATGACCGGCGCAACGCTCTCAGTAAGGCCTTTATTGCAGATATTATGACTGCTATGAACAGCCTGCTCTATGAAGAAGTCCGGGTAATTATTTTCCGGGCCCACCCTGGCGCCAAGGTCTGGTCCGCCGGGCATGATATCATGGAACTCGAGCGGCCGGGGCGGGACCCTTTGGGTTACTATGATCCTTTGGAAAAGATCATCCGGGCGATTCAGAACTGTCCGACGCCGGTCATCGCCCTGATCGAGGGGGGGGTCTGGGGCGGAGCCTGCGAACTGGCCTGTATCTGTGATATTCTGATCGGCGGTCCCAATGCTTCTTTTACGATTACGCCATCCCGTTTCGGCATTCCCTACAATCCCTCCGGTATTCTGCATCTGATCAACCGGTGCGGCTTGGGCGCGGCCAAGGAAATGTTCTTTACCGCCCAGTCGGTGAATGCCGAACGGGCCTTGCGGCTAGGAATCTTAAATCACCTGGTAGCGGCAACAGAATTGGAAGACTTTACCTATGACCTGGCCGGAGCCATCGCCCGCAATTCGCCCCTGAGCGTCTCCGTCATCAAAGAGCAGCTCCGGATTTTCAGCAATGCCCTGGCCCTCAATCCGGAGACCTTCGAACGTATCCAGGGCCTGCGCCGTCTGGTCTGGGATAGCGAAGACTACATCGAGGGGAAAAAGGCCTTTCTGGAAAAGCGGGCGCCGATATTTAAGGGAGAGTGA
- a CDS encoding RelA/SpoT family protein: protein MVRIIRINDIIDEVLSHHPEADVSLIQKAYIFSARSHEGQTRLSGQPYLSHPLEVAYLLAQMGLDPVSVACGLLHDTVEDTNTSLDDLDEIFGEEVTDIINGVTKISQISFDKKIDQQAEYIRKMILAMAHDIRVILVKLADRVHNMRTLGYMKPESQKRISQETLDIFAPLAGRLGMGRIKAELEDLAFYYLEPEIYQQIQDGLARKRGEREQYIKEISEIINQKLGEHHLVGEVKGRPKHLYGIYRKMIAQQISLDQVYDLIAFRIVLKTLSECYETLGLIHSLWRPVPNRFKDYIAMPKANKYQSLHTTVIGPYGERMEIQIRTEGMNRIAEEGIAAHWAYKERRQVQQDDNLRFSWLRQIIEWQKDLTNPQDFLNTVRMELYPEEVFVFTPKGQIKELPRGSTPVDFAYAIHTEVGHHCTGARVNGRMVPLKYELQHGDSVEIITSPTHVPSRDWLQFVRTTRARSKIRQWLKTAERERSVAFGKEILEREFRKAGLNLGKMLKSGDELQKAAQEMSYVRVEDLLAGIGFGKVSAAQVIGRILPKEEQAPEEDVWLSKTAAKVPAADKGGISVKGLDDILINLARCCNPIPGDDIRGYITRGKGVTIHRSDCPVLARTESLRHLPASWDGVAAGRHPVRIQIVTVDKPGLLADISSALKQAEANVLKANIETTVDQKGISLFTLEVTDTTHLAKVLSAIKRIKSVISVTRMMG from the coding sequence ATGGTCAGAATTATCCGTATCAATGATATAATTGACGAAGTGCTCAGCCACCATCCCGAAGCGGATGTTTCGCTCATCCAAAAAGCCTATATCTTCTCAGCCCGCTCCCATGAAGGTCAGACTCGCCTGAGCGGGCAACCCTACCTCAGCCACCCCCTGGAAGTTGCTTATCTCCTGGCCCAGATGGGTCTTGATCCGGTCTCAGTAGCCTGTGGTCTGCTCCACGATACCGTCGAGGATACCAACACGTCCCTCGATGACTTGGATGAGATCTTTGGCGAGGAAGTCACCGACATTATCAACGGCGTTACTAAGATCAGCCAAATCTCTTTTGATAAAAAAATCGACCAGCAGGCGGAGTACATCCGGAAGATGATCCTGGCCATGGCCCATGACATCCGGGTCATCTTGGTCAAATTAGCCGACCGGGTGCATAATATGCGCACCCTGGGCTATATGAAACCGGAAAGTCAAAAGCGCATCTCTCAGGAGACCCTGGACATCTTTGCTCCCCTGGCAGGGCGGTTGGGTATGGGGCGGATAAAAGCAGAATTGGAAGATTTGGCCTTTTATTATTTAGAACCCGAAATCTATCAGCAGATCCAAGATGGCCTGGCCCGCAAACGGGGGGAGCGGGAGCAATATATTAAAGAAATCAGTGAAATTATTAACCAGAAACTCGGCGAACATCATCTTGTGGGCGAGGTCAAAGGCCGTCCCAAACATTTGTACGGCATCTATCGCAAAATGATCGCCCAGCAGATCAGCCTGGACCAGGTCTACGACCTCATTGCCTTTCGCATTGTCTTGAAGACCTTATCGGAATGTTATGAAACCCTAGGCCTGATCCACTCCCTCTGGCGGCCGGTGCCCAACCGCTTTAAAGATTACATCGCCATGCCCAAGGCCAATAAGTATCAGTCCCTTCATACTACCGTCATCGGGCCATACGGGGAGCGGATGGAAATTCAGATCCGTACCGAAGGGATGAACCGGATCGCTGAAGAGGGGATCGCCGCCCATTGGGCTTATAAGGAACGTCGCCAGGTGCAGCAGGACGACAATCTCCGTTTTTCCTGGCTGCGACAGATAATCGAATGGCAGAAAGATCTGACCAATCCCCAGGATTTCCTCAATACCGTCCGGATGGAGCTTTACCCCGAAGAAGTTTTTGTCTTTACCCCCAAAGGTCAAATCAAGGAACTCCCCCGAGGCTCCACCCCGGTGGATTTTGCCTACGCCATCCATACGGAGGTCGGCCATCACTGCACCGGCGCTCGGGTCAACGGGCGTATGGTGCCTCTGAAATATGAGCTGCAGCATGGCGACAGTGTGGAGATCATTACCTCTCCCACTCATGTTCCGAGTCGGGATTGGCTTCAGTTCGTGCGCACCACCAGGGCCCGGAGTAAGATCAGACAGTGGCTCAAGACAGCAGAGCGGGAGCGGAGCGTTGCCTTCGGCAAAGAAATCTTAGAGCGGGAGTTTCGTAAGGCGGGTCTGAATCTGGGAAAAATGCTTAAATCGGGCGATGAACTGCAGAAAGCGGCCCAGGAGATGTCCTATGTGCGGGTCGAGGATTTGCTGGCTGGGATCGGTTTCGGGAAAGTGTCCGCCGCCCAGGTAATTGGCCGGATTTTGCCCAAGGAGGAGCAGGCGCCGGAAGAAGACGTCTGGCTTTCAAAGACCGCGGCCAAGGTGCCCGCCGCCGATAAGGGCGGAATCAGCGTCAAGGGTCTGGACGATATCCTGATCAATCTGGCCCGCTGCTGCAATCCTATCCCTGGTGATGATATCAGGGGATATATCACCCGCGGCAAGGGCGTTACCATTCACCGGTCCGACTGTCCGGTACTGGCCCGGACGGAAAGCCTCCGCCACCTGCCGGCTTCGTGGGACGGTGTGGCCGCCGGTCGGCATCCGGTGCGTATCCAGATTGTTACCGTAGATAAACCCGGCCTGTTGGCCGACATCAGCAGCGCCCTGAAACAGGCCGAGGCCAATGTTCTGAAAGCCAACATTGAGACCACGGTAGACCAGAAAGGCATCTCCCTGTTTACCCTCGAGGTGACTGATACCACCCATCTGGCCAAGGTCCTGAGTGCCATTAAGCGGATCAAAAGCGTCATCAGTGTTACCCGCATGATGGGCTAA
- a CDS encoding proline--tRNA ligase: MYYSKMLLPTLKETPAEAETVSHQLLLRAGMIRKLTSGIYDYLPLGLMVLRKVEAIVREEMNCAGAQELLLPAVQPAELWQESGRWQIYGKELLRFQDRHDRDYCFGPTHEEVITDLVRREVHSYRQLPLNLYQIQTKFRDEIRPRFGLIRGREFIMKDGYSFDIDEAGADQTYRAMYDAYTRIFSRCGLRFKTVEADSGPIGGSFSHEFMVLAETGEDVVVSCTACAYAANLEKAEILPTESSLPVEPLLPLEKVHTPGVRSVSEVADFLQTTPDRVLKTMIYQTDEGAVAVLLRGDHEVNEVKLKNFLQVSELFLAPEEVIRQETNAAVGFAGPVGLNLPIYADYGLGSAVNLVAGANENDYHIINVNFDRDLVVKGFADLRQASNSDPCPRCGAALEFLRGIEVGHVFKLGYKYSKALKATFLDDQGREQYMFMGCYGIGVSRIVAAAIEQNHDLDGIIFPMPLAPFQVLLVPIAANDVDTMAVASRLYQEIRAAGIEVLFDDRNERPGIKFKDGDLLGIPVRVVLGPKTLAQGAAEVRQRRSRAVQLIPLASLVAYLQDHIQAEMIRPT; this comes from the coding sequence ATGTATTATTCGAAGATGTTGCTCCCCACTCTGAAAGAAACTCCGGCTGAGGCTGAAACCGTCTCTCATCAACTATTGTTGCGGGCCGGGATGATCCGCAAGTTGACTTCTGGCATTTACGACTACCTCCCCTTGGGTCTGATGGTTTTGCGCAAGGTTGAGGCTATTGTCCGGGAGGAAATGAATTGCGCCGGGGCGCAGGAGCTGCTCTTGCCGGCCGTGCAGCCGGCTGAACTCTGGCAGGAATCAGGGCGCTGGCAGATTTATGGCAAAGAGCTGCTGCGCTTCCAGGATCGGCATGACCGTGATTACTGTTTCGGTCCCACCCATGAGGAAGTAATCACCGACCTGGTACGCCGGGAGGTGCATTCCTATCGCCAACTGCCGCTGAATCTCTATCAGATTCAGACCAAATTCCGGGATGAAATCCGCCCCCGCTTCGGTCTGATCCGTGGCCGGGAGTTTATCATGAAGGACGGTTACAGTTTCGATATCGACGAAGCCGGCGCCGATCAGACGTATCGGGCCATGTACGACGCCTATACCCGCATTTTTTCCCGGTGCGGGCTGCGTTTTAAAACCGTCGAAGCCGACTCCGGTCCTATCGGCGGCAGTTTTTCCCATGAATTCATGGTATTGGCTGAGACCGGGGAAGACGTTGTGGTGTCGTGCACCGCCTGTGCCTATGCGGCCAATCTGGAGAAAGCTGAAATCCTGCCGACAGAATCCAGCCTTCCGGTTGAACCGCTGCTGCCACTGGAAAAGGTGCATACCCCTGGAGTCCGCTCCGTTAGCGAGGTAGCCGATTTTCTGCAGACAACGCCTGATAGAGTTCTAAAAACCATGATTTATCAGACCGATGAGGGTGCCGTGGCAGTCCTCCTGCGGGGCGACCACGAGGTCAATGAGGTCAAGCTGAAGAATTTTCTCCAGGTGAGCGAACTCTTTTTGGCCCCAGAGGAGGTTATTCGACAGGAAACCAACGCCGCCGTAGGTTTTGCCGGTCCGGTGGGGCTCAACCTTCCCATTTATGCAGATTACGGCCTCGGGTCAGCGGTAAATCTAGTAGCGGGGGCGAATGAGAATGATTATCATATAATCAACGTAAACTTTGATCGGGATTTAGTAGTAAAAGGATTTGCCGATCTGCGGCAGGCTTCGAATTCGGACCCCTGCCCCCGGTGTGGTGCTGCCCTCGAATTCCTTCGGGGTATCGAGGTCGGCCATGTCTTCAAGTTGGGCTATAAATATTCCAAGGCTCTGAAAGCCACCTTCCTCGACGACCAGGGGCGTGAGCAGTATATGTTTATGGGTTGCTACGGTATCGGTGTCAGTCGCATTGTGGCGGCGGCCATTGAACAGAACCACGATTTGGACGGCATCATCTTTCCGATGCCCTTGGCTCCTTTTCAGGTTCTTTTAGTCCCTATCGCCGCAAACGATGTCGACACTATGGCCGTCGCCAGCCGCCTCTATCAGGAGATACGTGCAGCCGGCATCGAAGTGTTGTTTGATGATCGGAACGAACGTCCCGGCATTAAATTTAAGGATGGCGATCTGTTGGGTATCCCCGTGCGGGTAGTTCTCGGTCCCAAAACGCTGGCCCAGGGTGCTGCGGAAGTCCGCCAACGGCGGTCCCGCGCAGTCCAGTTAATCCCCCTTGCCAGCCTCGTTGCGTATCTCCAAGATCATATTCAGGCAGAGATGATCCGCCCCACTTAG
- a CDS encoding DUF2905 domain-containing protein: MSGLGKTLILFGLILAGIGLILIIAPKIPWLGKLPGDITIEREKFTLYFPLGTCIVVSIILTLLFSLFRR; encoded by the coding sequence ATGAGCGGCTTAGGAAAGACTTTAATACTTTTCGGACTCATTCTGGCCGGTATCGGCCTGATCCTGATAATCGCCCCCAAAATTCCCTGGCTGGGGAAACTGCCGGGAGATATCACGATTGAACGCGAAAAATTCACTCTGTATTTTCCGCTCGGCACCTGTATTGTTGTCAGCATCATCCTGACCCTCCTGTTTTCCCTATTCCGCCGCTAG
- the ppsA gene encoding phosphoenolpyruvate synthase, producing the protein MGAKEEKFILWFDEISMADTQLVGAKIASLGEMIRNLAAKSILVPNGFAITARAYRYFLKTAGIEKSIRQILDGLDTSDMNDLLRRGKRVRDIILDAPLPSALVAEIGKSYEELEDLYGLSGTDLDVAVRSSAVAQDLPDASFAGQQETFLNVRGRISLIRAVKRCFASLFTNRAISYRHDKGFDQFNLALSVGVQKMVRSDSACSGVLSSVDTDSGFQDIVDITGTYGLGETIIQGQVTPDEYQVFKPTLKMEKYPIVSKKMGDHKIKMVYTEDETRPVRTIATSEEEQRRYVLTDAEIITLARWACIIEDHYTETTGYFRPMAIEWAKDGDGRAVGTGHLYIVQAQPETVHSQRDFTVIENYYLPARSQVIVQGQAVGAKIGQGPARIIESSASLAQFQPGEVLVTDMTDPDWEPIMRGAAAIVTNRGGRTCHAAIVSRELGIPCVIGTEKGTNLIHDGQPITVCCAEGEEGKIYEGLLEFQVERIDLKSLPPTRTRIMMNIGIPEKAFLDCQIPNAGVGLARQEFIINSHIGIHPLALVYYEQLQERAASDPLVASELEKIEARTLLYEDKKEFFIERLAQGVGRIAAAFFPKDVIVRLSDFKSNEYANLIGGGLFEPAESNPMLGWRGASRYYDPVFKPAFALECLALSRVRNDMGLNNVKIMVPFCRTPAEGRQVIEVMREYGLVRGENNLEVYVMCEIPGNVILGDEFAQVFDGFSIGSNDLTQLTLGIDRDSELVAHLFDERNPAVKRMIQNIIATAKQYNRKIGICGQAPSDFPDFATYLVECGIDSISLTPDSVIKTMLEIARKEAELG; encoded by the coding sequence ATGGGGGCCAAAGAAGAAAAGTTTATCCTTTGGTTTGATGAAATCAGCATGGCTGACACTCAACTGGTGGGGGCCAAGATAGCCTCGTTGGGGGAGATGATCCGCAATTTGGCCGCCAAAAGCATCCTGGTTCCCAACGGTTTTGCCATTACGGCCCGAGCCTATCGATATTTTTTAAAGACCGCCGGTATCGAAAAGAGTATCCGGCAGATATTGGACGGCCTGGACACCAGTGATATGAACGACCTCCTGCGGCGGGGCAAGAGGGTGCGTGACATTATCCTCGATGCCCCCCTGCCCTCCGCCTTAGTGGCCGAAATCGGCAAATCCTATGAAGAACTGGAAGACCTGTATGGACTGTCCGGTACTGACCTGGATGTGGCGGTGCGTTCCTCCGCCGTGGCCCAGGATCTCCCCGACGCCTCTTTTGCCGGTCAGCAAGAGACCTTCCTTAATGTCCGTGGCAGGATCTCTCTGATTCGGGCGGTAAAGCGCTGTTTTGCCTCCCTGTTCACCAATCGCGCCATCAGCTATCGGCACGACAAGGGCTTTGATCAGTTCAACCTGGCCTTATCCGTAGGCGTGCAAAAGATGGTACGTTCCGATTCCGCCTGTTCCGGGGTTTTATCTTCCGTCGACACCGATTCCGGTTTTCAGGACATCGTCGATATCACCGGCACCTATGGATTAGGCGAAACTATTATTCAAGGACAGGTAACGCCGGATGAGTATCAGGTCTTTAAACCTACCCTGAAGATGGAGAAATATCCCATCGTCAGCAAAAAGATGGGCGATCACAAGATCAAAATGGTGTATACCGAAGACGAGACCAGGCCGGTACGCACAATCGCTACCTCAGAAGAAGAGCAGCGCCGCTACGTCCTCACTGACGCAGAAATCATCACCCTGGCCCGTTGGGCCTGCATTATAGAAGACCATTACACTGAAACCACCGGTTATTTCCGGCCCATGGCCATTGAATGGGCCAAAGACGGAGATGGCAGGGCAGTAGGCACCGGCCATCTCTATATTGTTCAGGCTCAGCCGGAGACCGTCCATTCGCAGCGTGATTTCACTGTCATTGAAAATTATTATCTTCCGGCGCGCAGCCAGGTCATTGTTCAGGGACAGGCAGTAGGCGCCAAAATTGGCCAGGGACCGGCCCGCATCATTGAGAGCTCGGCTTCGCTGGCCCAATTTCAGCCGGGCGAAGTCCTGGTGACAGACATGACTGACCCGGATTGGGAGCCGATCATGCGAGGAGCAGCGGCTATTGTCACCAATCGGGGCGGCCGCACCTGCCACGCCGCCATCGTCTCCCGGGAACTTGGCATCCCGTGCGTTATCGGTACCGAAAAAGGCACCAATCTCATCCACGATGGTCAGCCAATCACCGTCTGTTGTGCTGAAGGCGAGGAGGGGAAAATCTATGAGGGCCTGCTCGAATTTCAGGTAGAGCGTATTGACCTTAAATCCCTGCCCCCCACCCGCACCAGGATCATGATGAATATCGGCATTCCTGAAAAAGCCTTCCTGGATTGCCAGATACCTAATGCTGGCGTCGGCCTGGCCAGACAGGAATTTATTATTAACTCTCATATCGGGATTCATCCTCTGGCCTTGGTGTACTATGAACAATTGCAGGAAAGAGCTGCCTCCGATCCTCTGGTAGCTAGCGAGCTTGAGAAGATCGAGGCACGCACTTTACTGTATGAAGACAAAAAAGAATTTTTCATCGAACGCCTGGCTCAAGGGGTTGGTCGCATCGCCGCCGCCTTCTTTCCGAAAGATGTCATTGTCCGGCTGTCCGACTTCAAATCCAACGAATATGCGAATCTCATCGGCGGCGGGCTCTTCGAACCGGCGGAGTCAAATCCGATGTTGGGTTGGCGGGGTGCCTCCCGTTACTACGATCCTGTCTTTAAACCCGCTTTTGCCCTGGAATGTTTGGCGCTCAGTCGGGTTCGCAATGACATGGGGCTCAATAATGTCAAGATCATGGTGCCATTCTGTCGAACTCCAGCGGAGGGCCGCCAGGTCATCGAGGTCATGCGGGAATACGGCCTGGTCCGGGGCGAAAATAACCTGGAAGTGTACGTGATGTGTGAAATTCCCGGCAATGTTATCCTGGGGGATGAATTTGCTCAGGTTTTTGATGGGTTTTCCATCGGCTCTAATGACCTGACGCAACTGACCCTGGGTATTGATCGGGATTCGGAGCTGGTCGCTCATCTGTTCGATGAACGAAATCCCGCAGTCAAACGTATGATTCAGAATATCATCGCCACCGCCAAGCAATATAATCGCAAGATCGGCATCTGTGGCCAGGCTCCGAGCGATTTTCCTGATTTTGCCACTTATCTGGTGGAATGTGGCATTGACTCCATCAGCCTGACTCCCGATTCGGTTATCAAGACCATGCTGGAAATTGCCAGGAAGGAAGCAGAATTGGGTTAA
- a CDS encoding TIGR03790 family protein: MQTIAILALFIWAGLLFSPTPVPALAPEDLIIVYNRNLPESKAVASYYADKRRVPAENLLAVDVPPGENFIRDDYERQLAEPVRRKVQQFQTGGRHPAILLVYGIPLRVDDLLFSHWFNLDQEFLTLAQTKAQELVNLCWRLTNQLDVLLGEAKLPAGETPPPSEVVRHTRETVERAGQFLQKKPVRRGFDLKRTNIAAQMIKLTGSEPEFEAFRQKALRQGKGAHVSLPPQFHHYVLLKTGQEEAGFRGVLPETALELAPSIRHTNGLLGELQFWEQVIHIYQNPQTKAAVDSELALVLAGPYQIAQWLPNPLQARYDRLPFIRGIRDATLMVGRLDGPSPEIAKRLVDDALAVEQTGLSGTFYIDARGLPDKPDSGGYGRFDGHLRNLYDILKEQTSLPVVLDNKPTLFPQGSCPQAALYCGWYSLREYVDAFTWKQGAVAFHVASSECTTLRRHGSNVWCKRLLEKGVAATLGPVAEPYLNSFPLPDDFFPLLLTGKLPLLEVYFRTIPYLSWRQVLIGDPLYNPFREKPVLQTGISLQ, translated from the coding sequence ATGCAAACTATCGCTATTCTTGCCCTGTTCATCTGGGCCGGGTTGCTCTTTTCGCCCACCCCCGTTCCAGCCCTTGCTCCCGAGGATCTCATTATCGTCTATAACCGCAATCTGCCGGAGAGTAAGGCTGTTGCCTCCTATTATGCCGATAAACGCCGGGTGCCGGCGGAGAATCTCCTGGCTGTAGACGTTCCCCCGGGTGAAAATTTTATACGGGATGACTATGAGAGGCAACTGGCTGAACCGGTGCGCCGGAAGGTGCAACAGTTTCAAACCGGAGGAAGGCATCCGGCCATACTTCTGGTCTATGGCATTCCCCTGCGAGTGGATGATCTGTTATTCTCCCATTGGTTTAATTTGGATCAGGAATTTCTCACTCTGGCCCAGACCAAGGCTCAGGAATTAGTCAACCTCTGTTGGCGCCTTACCAACCAGCTGGATGTCCTGCTGGGCGAGGCAAAACTTCCGGCCGGAGAGACCCCGCCGCCTTCGGAGGTTGTCCGTCATACCCGGGAGACTGTGGAGCGGGCGGGGCAGTTCCTCCAGAAAAAACCAGTCCGTCGGGGCTTCGACCTCAAACGGACCAACATCGCCGCCCAGATGATCAAACTGACCGGCTCCGAGCCGGAGTTCGAAGCCTTCCGCCAGAAGGCTCTCAGGCAGGGGAAGGGGGCGCATGTTTCGCTACCGCCCCAGTTCCATCACTATGTTCTCCTGAAGACGGGGCAGGAAGAAGCCGGTTTTCGGGGGGTCTTGCCCGAGACCGCGCTGGAACTGGCCCCCTCCATCCGCCACACCAATGGTCTCCTGGGAGAGCTGCAGTTTTGGGAACAGGTAATCCACATTTACCAAAATCCTCAGACCAAGGCGGCGGTGGACAGCGAATTAGCTCTGGTTCTGGCCGGACCGTATCAAATAGCCCAATGGTTGCCGAATCCTTTACAGGCCCGTTATGACCGGTTGCCTTTCATTCGGGGTATTCGGGATGCCACCCTCATGGTGGGTCGATTGGATGGCCCTAGCCCCGAGATCGCCAAACGTCTGGTGGATGACGCCCTGGCCGTAGAACAGACCGGACTTTCCGGTACTTTTTATATCGATGCCCGAGGACTGCCCGATAAACCTGATTCGGGTGGCTACGGCCGCTTCGACGGCCACCTTCGCAACCTGTATGATATCCTGAAAGAACAGACCTCTCTGCCGGTGGTCCTGGATAATAAGCCAACGCTTTTTCCTCAGGGTTCCTGTCCTCAGGCGGCCTTATACTGCGGCTGGTATTCCCTGAGAGAATATGTGGACGCCTTCACCTGGAAACAGGGAGCCGTTGCCTTCCATGTGGCCAGCTCCGAATGTACCACCCTGCGGCGGCACGGCAGCAACGTCTGGTGTAAGCGGCTGCTGGAAAAAGGTGTGGCGGCCACTTTGGGTCCGGTAGCCGAACCTTACCTCAATTCCTTTCCTCTCCCGGATGATTTTTTTCCTCTCCTGCTTACCGGTAAGTTGCCTCTCCTGGAAGTGTATTTCCGCACTATTCCTTACCTCTCCTGGCGCCAGGTCCTTATCGGGGACCCTTTATATAATCCCTTCCGGGAAAAACCTGTCCTCCAGACCGGGATATCCCTCCAATGA
- a CDS encoding ribonuclease H-like domain-containing protein, which produces MHTWEDFLKAGKVRGLSPLRLEMLQKELASSLKHLENPDYFGRRLPFAEHWRLFEQYRPQTAYLDIETIGSTWPHLSVTVIGLYDGRGFRQFILGENLADFPEVIRNYQILVTFNGSQFDLPVLATFFNGWRFQQTQIDLRFVLARLGIKGGLKRIERQFGLERPLDVAGLDGYDAVLLWQRYQRGDQSALETLRRYNREDVINLERLMERAYELSCQRVLAPLAQ; this is translated from the coding sequence TTGCACACATGGGAAGATTTCCTGAAGGCGGGAAAAGTCCGGGGTCTAAGCCCACTGCGGTTAGAGATGCTGCAAAAAGAACTGGCAAGTTCCCTGAAGCATCTTGAGAACCCGGACTATTTTGGCCGCCGCCTGCCCTTTGCCGAGCATTGGCGGTTGTTCGAGCAATACCGACCGCAGACTGCCTATCTGGATATAGAGACTATCGGCTCGACCTGGCCGCATCTGTCAGTGACTGTTATCGGCTTGTATGATGGCCGGGGTTTCCGCCAATTTATTTTAGGAGAGAACCTTGCGGATTTCCCGGAGGTCATCCGCAATTATCAGATACTAGTTACCTTCAATGGTTCGCAGTTTGACCTTCCGGTCTTGGCAACATTTTTTAACGGGTGGCGCTTTCAGCAGACTCAGATTGATCTGCGTTTTGTATTAGCCCGTTTGGGTATTAAGGGCGGCCTGAAAAGAATTGAACGGCAGTTTGGCCTGGAGCGTCCTTTAGATGTGGCCGGGCTTGACGGATATGATGCCGTGCTCCTGTGGCAACGTTATCAACGAGGTGATCAGAGTGCTCTGGAAACTCTGCGGCGCTATAATCGGGAAGATGTAATAAATCTTGAGCGTCTTATGGAAAGAGCCTACGAACTATCCTGCCAAAGGGTTCTGGCTCCCCTGGCACAATGA